One Hippocampus zosterae strain Florida chromosome 4, ASM2543408v3, whole genome shotgun sequence genomic window carries:
- the LOC127600099 gene encoding nuclear receptor-binding protein-like has protein sequence MIAEADGKGPPPAEANKTESAAGYMSCNAQQVQSGAPTQPAASTTTEEEDESEDESDILEESPCGRWQKRREEVNQRNVPGIDTAYLAMDTEEGVEVVWNEVMFSERKNFKLLEEKVKAVFDNLIHLEHANIVKFHKYWIDTKENRARVIFITEYMSSGSLKQFLKKTKKNHKAMNEKAWKRWCTQILSALSYLHSCDPPIIHGNLTCDTIFIQHNGLIKIGSVGPDTINNHVKTCHEEQKNLHFFAPEYGAVTDVSTAVDIYSFGMCALEMALSEIQGNGESSYVSEDAVNTAIQLLEDPLQRELIQKCLDCDPCTRPTAQELLFHQALFEVPLLKLLAAHCIVSHQYMIPENALEEITKNLDPNLIIADKKDDFQLKLSQFPALELDKFLEDVRNGIYPLTAFGRSSPKQPRQQNVKSLVVVPLVKSPTPEPVELETRRVIHMQCNVELIEEGPKYHLTLLLKLEDKLNRHLSCDMLPQENIHDLAGELVQLGFICEMDQTKIASLLEESFSQALN, from the exons ATGATTGCGGAGGCAGATGGGAAAGGACCCCCGCCTGCAGAGGCTAACAAAACTGAGTCCGCGGCGGGATACATGTCGTGTAATGCTCAGCAGGTACAAAGTGGGGCCCCTACACAGCCCGCTGCCTCCACCACcactgaggaggaggatgaaagtGAAGATGAGTCTGACATCCTGGAGGAGAGTCCCTGTGGCCGTTGGCAGAAGCGCCGAGAAGAG gtGAATCAGCGAAATGTTCCCGGGATAGACACGGCATACTTGGCCATGGATACTGAGGAAGGGGTGGAGGTGGTGTGGAATGAAGTCATGTTCTCAGAGAGGAAGAACTTCAAGCTGCTGGAG GAGAAAGTGAAGGCTGTTTTTGATAACCTAATCCATTTGGAGCATGCAAATATTGTCAAGTTTCACAAGTACTGGATTGACACCAAGGAGAACCGAGCTCGG GTGATTTTTATTACGGAGTACATGTCATCAGGAAGCTTGAAGCAGTTTCTGAAGAAGACCAAAAAGAATCACAAAGCTATGAACGAAAAG GCTTGGAAGAGATGGTGCACTCAGATCCTGTCAGCTCTTAG TTATCTCCACTCATGTGATCCCCCCATCATCCATGGCAACCTGACCTGTGACACCATCTTCATCCAGCACAATGGCCTCATCAAGATTGGATCGg TTGGTCCAGACACCATCAACAACCATGTGAAGACATGCCATGAGGAACAGAAGAACTTGCATTTCTTTGCCCCGGAATATGGAG CTGTCACTGACGTGAGCACAGCTGTAGACATCTACTCATTCGGCATGTGTGCCCTCGAG ATGGCTCTTTCGGAGATTCAAGGAAACGGGGAGTCGTCATATGTGTCCGAGGATGCCGTCAATACTGCCATACAGCTGCTGGAGGACCCTCTGCAGAGG GAGCTAATTCAGAAGTGCCTGGATTGTGATCCGTGTACGAGGCCCACCGCCCAAGAGCTGCTCTTTCACCAGGCTCTGTTTGAAGTGCCACTACTGAAGCTGCTTGCTGCTCACTGTATTGTCAGCCACCAAT ACATGATCCCAGAGAACGCCCTGGAGGAAATAACCAAAAACTTGGACCCTAATCTCATTATCGCTGACAAGAAAGATGATTTTCAGCTCAA gCTCTCACAGTTTCCCGCCTTGGAACTCGATAAGTTCCTGGAGGATGTTCG AAACGGGATTTATCCCCTCACGGCGTTTGGCCGTTCCTCTCCGAAGCAGCCTCGACAGCAGAATGTTAAATCTCTCGTTGTCGTTCCTTTGGTCAAGTCCCCCACGCCTGAGCCTGTGGAGCTGGAGACGCGGCGG GTCATTCATATGCAGTGCAATGTTGAACTCATTGAAGAGGGACCCAAATATCAT CTGACATTGCTGCTGAAGCTGGAGGACAAGCTGAACAGACATCTAAGCTGTGACATGTTACCTC AAGAAAATATTCATGATTTGGCTGGTGAATTGGTGCAACTGGGCTTCATCTGTGAG